ctgaaatgaatgggcagattttttttgcagccaaacttagcaccccctactggaattttcgttgaattgcaggcttaatgcacttcctggttggcctccatgctcaggcacggagattgccgcctggtggGCAGTTGCCAAATGTATCAGGTTACCTTGACAACGCATAAACACGTTGGGTAACCACAGACAACCTGCACAAAGTAGTGTGTATGTCTGTTTTAAGGACTGCACGTCACGTTTGTTCCTGTCCAGTACAGTATACAGTGAATTTATTTTAGCCTCCAGTGATCACATGCTAAGACTGTTCTGCCCCAAAGGCAGCAGAGATTCACCTTGCTGTATAAAATGCAGAACTAAAGTCCACGAATAATATGCTCACATAGGTATTAGGAGTCTCCAAGTGTGTCAGGGCGAGATGGAGGGCTGTTTTGATGGCGTCCTCTGTGGTTCGTTGCAAACTGGTAATGGTCAAGGTCTGGGGGGATAAAAGTCTTCATGCGTGACAGCACCAGCCTCTCAAAACACTTCACGGCAATTAGTGTAATAGCGACAGGGCAGTCATCATTTTGGTACTTCGAGCAGATGTTTCGGACACTGGGAGTGTCATGGAGGTTTTGAGGCACGTTGGGTCTTAAATCAAACagtattcttctttttttttcctcttttgctttcctgaatattttatattaatataaattacatgtattcattttaaaagtaaatgggTAAATGAAAGCAAACCAAATAGGAGATTGATAATGtagaatttattaattaaaattcaGAAAGAAATATTCACttaaaaactatttattaatttgttatgTCCTGAATTATATTTACTActgttttttcatacatttaatggcatattcatttatttgtcaaatcttttatatatttatttgttattttacattttgctgGGTTCCATCCTTCACAGGTATGATACTCAAAATGTTGAGTGTTGTTGTACAGAGACTTTTTAAAGCTCAGaaactataaataaacaaatcatttgAGAATAATTAACATTCCGGACAAAGCAACAGCACGTCCATTTTATCAGGATGTTGTGGAAGGAAAAATTGTTTCTGGAGCAGTGTGCATTAATCGTTGTGCTTAATCACCACATGTAATCAATCATGCTGTTACAGCTAGAGATGGGGCCAGCTATTAGCTTAGACATCCATTTGTAATTAATCACACAGTTATAGCCAGGGGCGTATAGGCAGCCATGGCTGTTTGAAGAGAACATGATTCTTTGATGTTTCAAAAAGAAGTTAGATGAGGCATATGGCTAAGGACTAAATAGTGATTCTTTGATGCTTTGCTATGTAAGAACTGAGTAATGATCGTTTTGAAaaggggtggctgtggctcagttggtagagttggttggcccttaaccgaagggttggtggttcgatccctgaccatcacagcctacatgtcgaagtatccttgagcaagatactgaaccccaaattgcttccgatgctgtgttcatcggtgtgtgaatgaattcccaatggtggcaggtgggaccgtttagggtagcctctgccaccagtatgaatgtgtgtgtgaaagggtgaatgagcgcagtctgtagtgtaaagcgctttgagtggttgcaaagtgactagaaaagcgctatataaaaggGCACAGGCAGACTCCacattttaattgtttcttAAGAATGGGGAACAGTTCGGACAAAGCGACAGCAGATCTTCAGGATGTGCCGTCTGATCTCGGCGGTTCTGATGCCGTAGATGATCGGGTTGAAGCAGCTCGGGAACAGCAGGTACATGGTGCTGAAGAAAACCCGAACGGCGTCTGGAAGATCATTTCTGATCCGATATGACAGGAAAGCAACCAGTGCAATGGACAGGCTCATGATCATGACCACAATGTGTGTGACGCAGGTGTGAAGAGCTTTGACACCCGACTTGTTGGACTTGAGCAAGGAGCTGAATATGAAAACATAGGAAGCAGTGACAAAGATGCAATCAGCAACAGGGATGAGGAACACGGTCAGTAGACCAATCAGGCTGTTGATGGCAGTGCTTCCACAGCCCAGCTCCACTAGTGCCATGTGCTCACAGAAACAGTGCTTCATCAAATTTTCAGCACAGAATAACAACTTTCCTGCCAGTATCACAAAAACTGTGACCAGAACCATGTTTCTGATCACAAGTGGGACGATAAACTTGAGGAATCTTGGCAACGCCATGCACTCATGGTAGTAAAGTGGCGTGCAGATGGCAAAATATCTGTCCAGTGCCATCCATACCAGAAACGTGGACTGAAAAGCTCCTACAAAGTGAACAAAGTGCATCTGAACtaggcagccaatcagagagattCCTCTCCAGTTAAACAGGAAACTCAGCAGCATGTTGGGGATGGAGCTCAGCGGCAGACTCAGGTCCACACACGCCATGCCAGCAATGAGGATGTACATTGGTGAGTGGAGGCTTTTCTGAGAAATGACCACGTACAGCAGCAAGGAGTTGGCCAACAGTGACACAACCAACATGATGAAGAATGGGACGAAGAGGACAGGCCTCAGGGCTCCCAGTTCACTGAAGCCATCGAGGATGAAATATTTGTGTGACGAGACGTTTTCCATCCTGCCCTCCTCAGAAAACCTCCTCGCACTGGTTTCCAGTTGGATCACCTGAAAACAGACAAAGAGTTACTTCACATCTTCACAGCTGTCAAGTGTTTCTGCCAGGGTGCATTCCAGCTGCACAGCAACTTTAGAAATGATTGTTCTACAATTACCTTCCACTCTTCAATGCACCATCTGTCttccaaactaaaaaaaacacagtaaagttATTAATGAACTAGAATGTGGTCTTAGGGCTCTTAACTAACCCAAAGTTTAGTTCGTTTTAATCAAACTCTGGTGGTTAAGTAGTTGTTACGGTTCGTTTAAttgcttgtgaacgctccaattTTACTCTGGTGTGGACCAAAGGATCCGGTCCCAGAACTCCAGTTAGAGGCTCTCTGCCCATCTCCAAACCAATCCTAGTGCGGTTTGATTcactgtgaacgtaatccgACCAGAGTCCGACCCAATTAAAGGTAATTAACCAAAATGATAATTTGCCACTGCAGAATCAGAATAACTTAATATTTGCCTTGATGGTAGAAGCAGGTGGTGGTCGGAGCATCAAGGCTCTCCTTCTCTGATTCTTCATCTGTCTGACTGCAGCACAAAGTctgtggaaataatggatcaacacattgtCAACGCCTCagagcctcaacaggagctcgcTCTGAGCATTTCTCTCCACATTAGTCTTGTGAACACCATAGCAGAATATGGCCATTAGAATCAAACTGACTCAGTTTGTGTTCAGTTCCGGATTACTTTATTCCGTGTTTCCGTTTTTCACCACCAACTTACCAactaataagaaataaaactgaGGCTATTTCAGGCCTCCACCTTCGTACACACCCGTTTGCAGatcctttttcttcatttggccccttacatttctgcactaaATAACTGACTTACAATACTTTTAACATTGTGGGTAAAGAAACATCATGAGGACAAGTCCACGCTTTTACTCTTCAGTCAGGTGTTCAGAAACAAGAACATCCTATTTTCCCCTGAAGACCAAAGTACTTCCACAATGTACATCCAACAAAATAAACTAGTGCCATATTAAATAGAAACGGTACATTTTTAAGGTTCAATACATTTCCCAGTAAATAATactattatttaaataaattgtaaataagaaaatactttataaaaaataatagtgaaacaaaaataaatctcatATTTAATTCTTCCTTGTCTTCAGCGGAAATGTCCTCATTCCAAAAGCCTAAAGCACTAAAAGAAATCTGCAAAACCCCACATTGTGTTCAGTGACAGTGTTTTCACAGGGAACGTGTTGTTGTCGTCTCACTTTTCTTCAATATGTGTGAGTAACAACTATGAAGGTAAGGCAGATATTATAGAATGGTGATTGTATTTGTATGATGGGACATGGACTCTGGTCTCCTGCAGTGGAAGTCAGATGCATTAAATGCAACTTtatgttcttttactttttgtcaGACAGGGGAAACACAACCAATCACAAAGTGCAGAATCTCACATTTCCAGTGTTATTTCAAGGGTTACAGGACTGATCATCTCAGAGAAATAAAAGCGTCCCTGTAATAAGTCTGTAGCCACGCTCTAGACTTGAGCTCAACATAAAATTCAGCTCAAAGCTAAGCTGCCTAACTCTGTACTGTCTGCTGTTTCACATTTTGAAGCTTTTCTTTGATTCTGATTACATGAGAAGAAAAACTATGAGCAGCATGAGAA
This is a stretch of genomic DNA from Centropristis striata isolate RG_2023a ecotype Rhode Island chromosome 4, C.striata_1.0, whole genome shotgun sequence. It encodes these proteins:
- the LOC131970689 gene encoding olfactory receptor 52E4-like translates to MENVSSHKYFILDGFSELGALRPVLFVPFFIMLVVSLLANSLLLYVVISQKSLHSPMYILIAGMACVDLSLPLSSIPNMLLSFLFNWRGISLIGCLVQMHFVHFVGAFQSTFLVWMALDRYFAICTPLYYHECMALPRFLKFIVPLVIRNMVLVTVFVILAGKLLFCAENLMKHCFCEHMALVELGCGSTAINSLIGLLTVFLIPVADCIFVTASYVFIFSSLLKSNKSGVKALHTCVTHIVVMIMSLSIALVAFLSYRIRNDLPDAVRVFFSTMYLLFPSCFNPIIYGIRTAEIRRHILKICCRFVRTVPHS